A portion of the Nomia melanderi isolate GNS246 chromosome 2, iyNomMela1, whole genome shotgun sequence genome contains these proteins:
- the LOC116425811 gene encoding activating signal cointegrator 1 complex subunit 1, with protein sequence MNVLKPDLIWVEDRCYRFLGKGDSNEYVSPYMEDNNLDIEDEEEFNDSDIEITPYQSRKYKHTFHVAKSFFPFIIGSKHSVRKRLEIETRTTIQIPKMGQDGDVVIIGCDRKGIVTARRRIDLLIAVTRKRQHSTHFLSIPLNEGHIIMKFNMFKNSVLTNLGKVSKGIDERIFQTPSKLHLTIGILKLFDDVEREQAIKALDYCKEHIIKPAIKKYGQIPICLQGIEIMNDDPTETRILYAKVIDANNALQEICDKMVNYYANIGLLEQERENVKLHVTLMNSKFKLIDKEDTGENETIKTFDVSDILKAHENTSFGETVLKQIHISQRHTISSNGYYQATAKLNLTENL encoded by the exons ATGAATGTTCTCAAACCAGACTTAATTTGGGTGGAAGATCGATGTTACAGATTTTTAGGAAAAGGAGATTCAAACGAGTACGTTTCTCCTTATATGGAGGATAATAACCTTGACATTGAAGACGAGGAGGAATTTAATGATAGTGACATTGAAATTACACCGTATCAAtcaagaaaatataaacatacttTCCACGTagcaaa ATCATTTTTCCCATTTATAATTGGATCTAAACATTCGGTACGTAAGAGATTAGAGATTGAAACTAGAACAACTATACAAATCCCAAAAATGGGTCAGGACGGTGATGTTG TGATAATCGGATGCGATCGTAAAGGAATAGTAACAGCTCGTCGTAGAATAGATTTATTGATAGCAGTAACAAGGAAGAGGCAGCACTCTACGCATTTCTTGTCTATACCTTTAAACGAAGGtcatataataatgaaatttaatatgttcAAGAACAGTGTGCTCACAAACTTGGGAAAAGTGTCTAAAGGTATAGACGAAAGAATTTTTCAGACACCCAGTAAACTGCATCTTACCATTgggatattaaaattattcgacgACGTAGAAAGGGAACAAGCTATTAAAGCCCTTGATTACTGTAAAGAACATATcataaa ACctgcaattaaaaaatatggtcAGATTCCTATATGCTTACAAggaattgaaataatgaatgatGATCCCACTGAAACACGGATTCTATACGCAAAAGTAATAGACGCGAACAACGCTTTGCAAGAAATATGCGACAAAATGGTCAATTATTACGCTAACATAG GTCTATTGGAACAGGAAAGAGAAAATGTTAAATTGCACGTAACTCTTATGAATTCAAAATTTAAGCTAATTGATAAAGAAGACACGGgagaaaatgaaactattaaaacattTGATGTGTCGGATATACTAAAA gCTCATGAAAATACTTCTTTTGgggaaactgtattaaaacagATTCATATATCACAACGCCATACAATTAGCAGTAATGGATATTATCAAGCAACAGCAAAGCTTAATTTAACTGAGAACCTCTGA
- the LOC116425808 gene encoding uncharacterized protein LOC116425808 yields MQGIRRILVFCVLTTILPIILLVIPLYLRHNFYANVAYTVTESGILEITDGVSTIFCSEHTIQMNRSFNAFQVSQKPEITSYRKHIRLKKSMTIPDDTLEYWGFYLLQGASVALSVCSRFEGASILLVKGERNLRTCGMLEHNYEEQIVEDIFLPKAEQQVKVIFTSNTREPTFQKTIPKVNGLLRNMENVFPRDNQSDVNNEDLNNSHKHMRNSTLSNKEIRQRMLQDFLESTKTRGQPTGLSQEDAVYSTKKLRHSKKKQYPKTVGEKKENHAKLPLQEHIVNNIRNETETENTKLNKKVKRSQDLIKPPFLLDEGVKHGGNAVTNVTNANDVSSVSSFENGLFKCYGGSILIAQEFAPSKQCTNVSYLLNGKHMQTIQNIVETGYYYYIFYSDNDIVSNDIHAVFDIYKPLLQYENVTKSCMNQTKCSFTVNFLSSDRVIVEIPTKDDIEYVIDNDGLLLSVCHPRMEVYVIFPIAVLFFILTCAFM; encoded by the exons ATGCAGGGTATCAGAAGAATATTAGTTTTCTGTGTGTTAACAACAATATTACCAATTATACTTCTTGTAATACCTTTGTATCTGCGACACAATTTCTATGCTAATGTTGCATATACTGTAACCGAATCTGGTATCCTGGAAATCACAGACGGAGTTTCTACAATATTTTGTTCG GAACATACTATACAAATGAATAGGAGCTTTAATGCATTTCAAGTGTCACAAAAACCAGAAATAACTTCGTATAGAAAACACATACGTCTGAAGAAAAGCATGACCATACCGGATGACACTTTAGAATACTGGGGATTTTATCTTTTGCAAGGAGCAAGTGTAGCACTTTCCGTTTGTTCAAG ATTCGAAGGAGCTTCGATATTACTTGTCAAAGGAGAGCGTAATTTACGAACATGTGGTATGCTGGAACACAATTACGAAGAGCAAATTGTAGAAGATATATTTTTACCGAAAGCAGAGCAACAAGTTAAAGTGATATTCACATCAAACACTAGAGAACCTACGTTTCAGAAAACTATCCCCAAAGTTAAtggtttattaagaaatatggAAAACGTATTTCCACGGGATAATCAGTCAGACGTTAATAACGAAGATCTCAATAATTCTCACAAACATATGAGAAACAGTACATTGTCTAACAAAGAGATTCGTCAAAGAATGTTGCAGGATTTCCTTGAAAGTACAAAAACGCGTGGTCAGCCTACAGGATTATCTCAAGAAGATGCAGTGTACAGTACAAAAAAGTTGAGACATTCCAAAAAGAAACAGTATCCAAAAACAGtgggagaaaagaaagaaaatcacGCGAAACTCCCTTTACAGGAgcatattgtaaataatattagaaacgaAACAGAGACGGAGAATACAAAGTTGAATAAAAAAGTCAAAAGGAGTCAGGATCTTATTAAACCACCGTTTCTACTCGATGAAGGTGTTAAACACGGTGGGAATGCTGTTACGAACGTAACAAATGCCAACGATGTCTCTTCCGTGTCCAGCTTTGAGAATGGCCTATTCAAATGTTACGGTGGCTCGATTTTAATAGCGCAAGAATTTGCACCTTCTAAACAGTGCACCAATGTCTCTTACCTGCTTAACGGGAAACATATGCAAACAATCCAGAATATCGTAGAGAccggttattattattatatattttacagtgacAATGATATTGTATCGAACGACATACACGCGGTGTTCGACATTTATAAACCTCTTCTTCAATACGAAAATGTAACGAAGTCTTGTATGAATCAAACCAAATGTTCCTTTACAGTGAATTTTCTATCCTCGGACCGGGTGATCGTTGAAATACCAACCAAGGATGATATAGAATATGTAATAGATAATGATGGTTTACTTCTCTCGGTTTGTCATCCACGGATGGAAGTATATGTCATTTTTCCTATTgcagtattattttttattcttaccTGCGCTTTCATGTAG
- the eIF4A gene encoding eukaryotic translation initiation factor 4A, translating into MSHTSERRNDDQWAGDSKNGPSESEQLSYDGPSGMDPGGIIETNWDVVIDNFDEMNLKEELLRGIYAYGFEKPSAIQQRAILPCINGHDVIAQAQSGTGKTATFSISILQQIDTSIKECQALILAPTRELAQQIQKVVIALGDFMHAECHACIGGTNVREDMRRLDQGVHIVVGTPGRVYDMISRRALRAASIKLFVLDEADEMLSRGFKEQIYDVFKLLPNEVQVILLSATMPTDVLDVSRCFMRNPIQILVKKEELTLEGIKQFFISVEREEWKFETLCDLYDTLSITQAVIFCNTRRKVDWLTENMRSRDFTVSAMHGDMEQKERDLIMRQFRTGSSRVLITTDLLARGIDVQQVSLVINYDLPSNRENYIHRIGRGGRFGRKGVAINFVTDEDKRILKDIEQFYNTRIDEMPMNVADLI; encoded by the exons ATGTCGCATACGTCTGAGCGAAG GAACGATGATCAATGGGCAGGCGATTCCAAAAATGGTCCTAGCGAAAGTGAACAATTGTCCTACGATGGACCGTCCGGCATGGACCCGGGTGGGATCATCGAGACCAACTGGGATGTT GTCATCGACAACTTCGATGAAATGAACTTGAAAGAAGAGCTATTGCGCGGTATTTACGCTTATGGCTTTGAAAAACCATCCGCAATTCAGCAACGTGCTATTTTGCCGTGCATAAATGGACATGACGTGATTGCACAGGCGCAGTCAG GAACTGGCAAGACAGCTACATTTTCCATCTCTATTCTACAACAAATTGACACCAGCATCAAGGAATGCCAAGCCTTGATATTAGCCCCAACTCGTGAGCTTGCTCAGCAA ATCCAAAAAGTTGTTATCGCCTTGGGAGATTTCATGCATGCCGAATGCCATGCATGCATTGGTGGTACCAATGTACGCGAAGATATGCGGAGACTCGATCAAGGTGTTCACATAGTAGTTGGAACACCTGGCAGAGTTTACGATATGATCAGTCGACGTGCACTGCGAGCCGCTAGTATCAAACTGTTCGTTCTGGATGAAGCTGATGAGATGCTCTCCCGTGGTTTCAAGGAACAGATTTACGATGTATTCAAATTACTACCTAACGAAGTGCAG GTTATATTGTTATCTGCTACAATGCCAACAGATGTATTGGATGTCTCTCGATGCTTTATGCGAAATCCAATTCAAATCCTGGTTAAAAAGGAAGAGCTCACACTGGAGGGTATTAAACAGTTCTTCATCAGCGTCGAACGTGAGGAATGGAAGTTCGAGACTCTCTGTGACTTGTACGATACATTGAGTATTACCCAGGCAGTCATTTTCTGTAATACACGGCGCAAAGTGGATTGGTTAACGGAGAATATGCGCAGCCGTGATTTCACTGTTTCCGCTATGCATGGAGATATGGAGCAGAAAGAGCGAGACCTCATTATGAGACAGTTCAGAACTGGCTCATCGCGAGTTCTCATCACTACTGATCTTTTAGCACGTGGTATTGATGTTCAACAGGTTTCGCTTGTCATCAACTACGATTTACCTTCCAATCGTGAAAATTACATTCACAG AATCGGTCGAGGTGGTCGTTTCGGTCGCAAGGGAGTGGCTATTAACTTCGTGACAGACGAGGACAAACGAATCTTAAAAGATATTGAACAATTCTATAACACTCGCATCGATGAAATGCCAATGAATGTCGCAGATTTAATCTAA
- the Thor gene encoding eukaryotic translation initiation factor 4E binding protein thor, giving the protein MSASPIARQATQSQSIPSKKILFTDPSQLPANYSSTPGGTLFSTTPGGTRIVYERDFLMNLQNSPISRTPPQNVSSIPTELLKNTPLNSTAHVKAQTNRDTPAIEESTEQFEMDM; this is encoded by the exons ATGTCTGCATCACCCATTGCAAGGCAGGCCACGCAGAGCCAAAGTATAccttcaaagaaaatattgttcacCGACCCTAGTCAATTGCCCGCTAATTATTCGTCCACCCCCGGCGGAACGCTTTTTTCGACTACACCCGGAG GTACCCGCATAGTTTATGAACGTGATTTCTTGATGAATTTACAAAATTCTCCTATATCGCGAACACCGCCACAAAATGTATCGTCTATACCAacggaattattgaaaaatacacCTTTGAATAGCACAGCACACGTCAAAGCTCAAACCAACAGAG aTACTCCAGCAATAGAAGAGTCCACAGAACAGTTTGAAATGGACATGTAA
- the Sting gene encoding transmembrane protein sting has product MRDKVRLSVISFVILHVLLIISMQLLKYRNPSVSLTDHLCMIVVLNTALMTANFTVTFIQNLFANYSRNSMKTDVETLFMLNPFTMIFIVYLIIFTIIIVIKHDFFWKIQFNALTCMIYSTISMLFLKVMQYFHSNIFTIDSMEGLDCGTYMALSYYHGYLKLIIPSTGTRHKGIREKIENIEDQHNISIATHKLLILIPASSYIPPDLKEVSNRWMESVVELEEEKRDRAGVKGRSYRNNVYKIYEGGIQSNSSSTYIVAEGATPLLTFFESQKHAHSESVIYKKYSKEIIKKFYQKLKELIDDDPECKDLCELIYYEDYDDTGTKVNVAKVILNRLSQISQLEHA; this is encoded by the coding sequence ATGCGTGATAAAGTAAGGTTAAGTGTTATTAGTTTTGTCATTCTGCACGTATTGTTGATAATAAGTATGCAACTACTAAAATATCGGAATCCATCAGTTTCTCTTACGGATCACTTATGTATGATAGTAGTTTTAAATACTGCACTTATGACTGCAAATTTTACAgtaacattcattcaaaatttatttgcaaattaTTCTCGTAATAGTATGAAGACAGATGTGGAGACTCTATTTATGTTGAATCCATTTACGAtgattttcattgtttatttaataatctttacgattattattgttatcaagCACGACTTCTTTTGGAAGATACAATTTAATGCATTAACATGTATGATTTATAGTACAATTTCAATGCTATTTTTGAAAGTCATGCAGTactttcattcgaatattttcacAATTGATTCGATGGAAGGTTTAGATTGTGGTACATACATGGCATTGAGTTATTATCATGGATATTTAAAACTCATAATTCCTTCAACTGGTACCCGTCATAAGGGTATAAgagagaaaattgaaaacattgaGGATCAGCATAATATATCGATAGCTACTCACAAGTTATTGATCTTAATTCCTGCATCGTCGTACATACCACCAGATCTTAAAGAAGTTTCTAATCGATGGATGGAAAGCGTCGTTGAGttagaagaagaaaaacgtGATCGAGCAGGAGTAAAAGGAAGATCGTATCGTAATAACGTATACAAAATTTATGAGGGTGGCATACAGTCGAACTCCAGTTCTACTTATATAGTGGCAGAAGGTGCCACACCCTTGttgacattctttgaaagtCAAAAGCATGCTCATTCTGAGTCAGTAATCTATAAGAAATAcagtaaagaaattataaaaaaattttatcaaaaattaaaagaattaatagaTGATGACCCGGAATGCAAAGATCTttgtgaattaatttattacgaaGATTACGATGATACTGGTACCAAAGTTAATGTTGCAAAAGTAATACTAAATAGGTTGTCTCAAATCAGTCAGTTAGAACATGCATAA
- the LOC116425807 gene encoding macoilin-1, which yields MKRRNVECGKLRRPLKRNKLTEGIYGSTLLYLKFLLLWAMVILADFILEFRFEFLWPFWLLLRSVYDSFKYQGLAFSVFFICIALTSDMICFFFIPVHWLFFAASTYVWVQYVWHTDKGVCLPTVMLWLLFLYIEAAVRLRDLRHMPFHLDLCRPFAAHCIGYPVVTLGFGFKSFIGHRMRERKQKDVAKENEFYLQLLQQALPLEQQITTVQQIQQVQSQSQSHVTSSFEQHVKIQSNKFCPQYNPSPEKSRGRCSNNSAEVGIQNGNLHIGSQITSQAQGATTKNNHRKSLDKGEKQEEQQHNKHNITNISQSDKNDKRFIHTNGNTVTHNDIQFIDRIGSVNDFDANEIEKDKFVKSGNCGHTTVKSQTNGSVTGKWNNIKDSREPSTTVNTQRERKTRQIKTPVDNINEQQKQQDEYCQRLLMCRRLEADIKRLKSDLQSSRQLEQELRSQINTLQNGERQAKGDIQQLQHDNDQLQSKLHGLVTARQLDKQTMSSLEKRIAEERKQRTACEATLVSERRARRAAEEARSAIPPPPPPLIRQECTESCKTRRSQMEQDLKNLRRELKTKEERCSVLEKDVTRCKENHKESEILLGALNALQDKTAHLEDSLSAETRIKLDLFSALGEARRQLEIKDSLIRSQEKEIEMLKTKIAQDLAVMPQDTFGPAPTCATSKLRLNNEVRVAVTKIRSNESPRPGCTVSNLDPNATAYTPKNSLIASTEA from the exons ATGAAGAGAAGAAATGTCGAGTGCGGTAAGCTTCGGAGGCCCTTGAAACGCAACAAGCTCACCGAGGGAATCTACGGAAG TACATTACTTTATCTAAAATTTCTTCTACTATGGGCTATGGTAATTTTGGCAGACTTCATTTTAGAATTCCGTTTTGAATTTTTGTGGCCGTTTTGGCTACTTCTCAGAAGTGTTTACGATTCTTTTAAATATCAAGGCTTG gccttctctgtattttttatttgtattgcgCTTACATCAGATATGATTTGTTTTTTCTTCATACCAGTACATTGGTTGTTCTTCGCTGCCAGTACTTATGTTTGGGTACAATACGTATGGCATACAG ACAAAGGTGTGTGTTTACCGACTGTGATGCTATGGTTACTATTTCTATACATAGAGGCAGCAGTACGATTAAGAGATTTACGACATATGCCTTTTCATTTGGATCTATGTCGACCATTTGCAGCACATTg CATTGGTTATCCTGTAGTTACATTAGGTTTtggttttaaaagttttattggtCACAGAATGAGAGAg AGGAAACAAAAAGATGTGGCAAAAGAAAACGAGTTTTACCTACAATTATTGCAGCAAGCACTGCCTTTAGAACAACAAATTACAACAGTGCAACAGATTCAGCAAGTGCAATCACAATCACAATCACATGTTACTTCATCGTTCGAGCAACATGTGAAAATACAATCTAATAAATTTTGTCCGCAATATAATCCGAGTCCTGAAAAGAGCAGAGgta GGTGCAGTAACAACTCTGCGGAAGTAGGTATACAAAATGGTAATTTACATATAGGTTCACAAATTACATCACAAGCTCAAGGTGCTACAACAAAAAATAATCATAGAAAGTCCTTAGACAAAGGTGAAAAACAAGAGGAACAACAGCACAATAAGCATAATATAACGAATATATCACAGTCCGATAAGAATGACAAAAGGTTTATACATACGAACGGTAATACCGTAACACACAATGACATACAATTTATTGACAGAATCGG ATCTGTGAATGATTTTGATGCGAATGAAATAGAGAAAGACAAATTTGTCAAAAGTGGGAATTGCGGACATACCACAGTGAAGTCACAGACCAATGGTTCTGTAACCGGCAAGTGGAATAATATAAAAGACAGTCGAGAACCATCGACCACAGTTAATACTCAACGTGAACGTAAAACTCGTCAAATTAAAACCCCCGTTGATAATATAAATGAGCAACAAAAACAGCAAGACGAATATTGTCAAAG GTTACTGATGTGTCGCAGGCTCGAGGCTGACATAAAGCGCTTGAAGTCAGACTTGCAATCCAGTCGACAACTGGAACAGGAACTTCGTTCGCAAATAAATACTCTACAGAATGGAGAACGCCAAGCTAAGGGTGACATACAACAACTTCAGCACGACAATGATCAGTTACAGAGCAA ATTACACGGATTAGTAACAGCTCGTCAATTAGATAAACAAACGATGTCGTCATTGGAGAAAAGAATCGCGGAAGAAAGGAAACAGAGAACAGCCTGCGAAGCGACTTTAGTTTCTGAAAGACGAGCGCGACGAGCCGCTGAAGAAGCACGCTCCGCTATTCCACCTCCACCTCCGCCACTTATTAGACAAGAATGCACTGAATCGTGTAAAACTCGTAGGTCGCAAATGGAACAAGACCTTAAAAATTTACGGCGAGAACttaaaacgaaagaagaaag GTGTAGTGTACTGGAAAAGGACGTTACACGTTGCAAGGAGAACCACAAAGAGTCTGAAATTTTACTTGGAGCACTTAACGCGCTTCAAGACAAAACTGCTCATTTAGAAGACAGTTTAAGTGCAGAGACACGCATAAAACTTGATTTATTTTCTGCACTTGGTGAAGCCAGGCGACAGCTAGAAATTAAAGACA GTTTAATTAGATCTCAAGAAAAGGAAATTGAAATGCTAAAAACAAAAATAGCCCAAGATTTAGCTGTGATGCCACAAGATACGTTTGGTCCTGCGCCAACCTGCGCGACATCTAAGCTTCGGTTGAATAATGAAGTGCGAGTCGCAGTTACAAAAATACGTTCTAACGAAAGTCCCCGCCCAGGGTGTACAGTGTCGAACTTGGATCCAAACGCGACAGCATATACACCTAAGAATTCCCTAATAGCGTCTACCGAAGCTTAA